One region of Ardenticatenales bacterium genomic DNA includes:
- a CDS encoding ABC transporter permease subunit, protein MTTIMTTTERTPSGKSISGWRLVAQKELSDLWRGGRAMTFLLLFSILLGLTSFLLATNNELKLLPPREMVFMILQISISVSLFISLLMAADSISGERERATLEGLLLVPTSRRQIVVGKFLASMSVWPPAMLIAGIHLSILAPNRTILAQGLLWGFLLGTLLVFGFTAFGLLVSLAATSNRTSLFLSLFVAVLFLLPTQFPGTAQTGFMGRLVKRINPLESVNQFLEKILVNNRSVDEMASWLTAPVVLAVVAGIFLFLIAAPRLDLTGDKVRSWRPRRHRALPALVVFALSMCAGMPAHAQTPAAPLQITIDTTHVQTRTGDSFAFTTTVTNHNPNTSAPIVVAMNIVNLGDGDPVDPEDWSPERTQTIPALAPGASADLTWTINTILEGDYLAYMVAIPAPDGPDTTSLPGVSAGIHMTVQPYSPLNPGGVAPVALGMPLLLGLVLGAQVWRRRRVVG, encoded by the coding sequence ATGACGACTATCATGACGACGACAGAACGAACGCCATCAGGCAAATCGATTTCCGGCTGGCGACTGGTCGCCCAAAAAGAGTTATCCGACCTCTGGCGCGGTGGTCGGGCCATGACCTTTCTCTTGCTGTTCAGCATCCTGCTGGGCCTGACCTCGTTTCTCCTGGCTACGAACAACGAGTTGAAGCTGCTGCCCCCACGGGAAATGGTGTTTATGATTCTACAGATCAGCATCAGCGTCAGCCTGTTTATCAGCCTGCTCATGGCCGCGGACAGCATCAGCGGCGAACGGGAGCGGGCCACGCTGGAAGGGCTACTACTCGTGCCCACCAGCCGCCGCCAGATTGTCGTCGGCAAATTTCTGGCGTCTATGTCTGTCTGGCCACCGGCGATGCTCATTGCCGGCATTCACCTCTCCATCCTCGCCCCCAACCGCACTATCCTCGCGCAAGGGCTGTTGTGGGGATTCCTGTTGGGGACGCTGCTGGTCTTTGGCTTCACCGCGTTTGGCTTGCTGGTGAGCCTGGCCGCCACCTCCAATCGCACCAGTCTTTTCCTCAGCCTGTTCGTGGCCGTCCTGTTCCTGCTGCCCACGCAGTTTCCAGGTACGGCGCAAACAGGGTTCATGGGGCGGCTGGTGAAGCGTATCAATCCGCTGGAGTCGGTAAACCAGTTCTTGGAAAAGATTCTGGTGAACAATCGCTCGGTAGACGAGATGGCTTCCTGGCTGACGGCTCCGGTTGTGTTGGCGGTGGTTGCCGGCATTTTCCTCTTCCTCATCGCCGCCCCCCGCCTGGATTTAACCGGGGACAAAGTAAGATCGTGGCGTCCCAGACGTCACCGCGCCCTCCCGGCGCTGGTCGTGTTCGCGCTATCGATGTGTGCCGGAATGCCGGCACACGCCCAAACCCCCGCCGCCCCCCTGCAAATCACCATCGACACCACCCACGTCCAAACCCGCACCGGCGACAGCTTCGCCTTCACCACCACCGTCACCAACCACAACCCCAATACGTCAGCCCCCATCGTCGTCGCCATGAACATTGTCAACCTGGGGGATGGCGACCCCGTGGACCCGGAAGACTGGTCCCCGGAGCGCACGCAAACCATCCCCGCGCTGGCGCCGGGCGCATCCGCCGACCTCACCTGGACGATCAACACGATCCTCGAAGGGGATTACCTCGCCTACATGGTCGCCATCCCCGCCCCGGATGGTCCGGATACGACAAGTTTGCCTGGGGTGAGTGCCGGCATTCACATGACCGTACAGCCATACTCCCCCCTCAATCCCGGCGGTGTCGCCCCCGTCGCCCTGGGCATGCCCCTCCTCCTCGGATTGGTTCTTGGCGCGCAAGTCTGGCGGCGGCGGCGCGTCGTCGGCTAA